From Lycium ferocissimum isolate CSIRO_LF1 chromosome 12, AGI_CSIRO_Lferr_CH_V1, whole genome shotgun sequence, one genomic window encodes:
- the LOC132039255 gene encoding uncharacterized protein LOC132039255, whose translation MGPLIQSPHRLLESNINKITDRKFITNGEWDINLLTNVLPDNIIQNILSIDIGSLDLNGEPIWNLSGNGNYSKKSAWNNIRISKTRDSFLSKLWHKSLPFKFSFLSWRLSHGKLLFNEVVSRFGNQSNALCLCCNTPVLDFMQHTFSEGEAARQIWRLIAVPLGITHHAGPIRRNFKECWDFNSKNKVYSLILQVTPVIICWQIWKKWTTCKFGNQRKIAINKMEYQAIWNLQAILQVEFLKCSITGNWTIMCNIIERLKPMVIIKQVRWIKPDMGCIKLNLDRSYTSNNGRAGIGTAIRDNEGKIIVALSRPKQCNSNTQAEALTAKQGIQWCISKGYHRFQVEIDSQIISNMITNKRTTNMKIKKDRLRYYQLG comes from the coding sequence ATGGGACCTCTGATTCAAAGCCCCCACAGACTGCTTGAGAGCAATATCAATAAGATCACTGATAGAAAGTTCATTACTAATGGTGAATGGGATATCAACCTTTTGACTAATGTTCTTCCTGACAACATCATTCAAAATATTCTCTCAATTGATATTGGTTCCTTGGACTTAAATGGTGAACCTATTTGGAATTTATCTGGGAATGGGAACTACTCTAAAAAATCTGCTTGGAATAACATTAGAATTTCCAAAACAAGAGACAGTTTCCTAAGCAAACTATGGCACAAATCTCTAcctttcaaattttcttttttaagttgGAGACTGTCTCATGGTAAATTGCTTTTTAATGAAGTTGTATCTAGGTTTGGAAATCAATCTAATGctctttgtttatgttgtaaCACCCCAGTATTAGACTTTATGCAGCATACTTTCTCAGAAGGTGAAGCAGCAAGGCAAATATGGAGACTTATTGCTGTCCCCCTTGGTATCACACACCATGCAGGACCTATAAGGAGAAATTTCAAAGAATGCTGGGATTTTAACAGTAAAAATAAAGTGTAtagtttgattttgcaggttACTCCTGTCATCATCTGTTGGCAAATCTGGAAGAAATGGACAACATGCAAATTTGGAAATCAAAGAAAGATTGCTATCaacaaaatggaatatcaagctATATGGAATCTACAAGCAATTCTACAAGTAGAATTCCTAAAATGTAGCATCACTGGAAACTGGACAATAATGTGCAATATTATAGAAAGACTGAAACCAATGGTGATAATCAAACAAGTCAGATGGATCAAACCAGATATGGGATGCATTAAGCTAAATCTGGATAGAAGCTACACCAGCAACAACGGAAGAGCAGGAATAGGAACAGCCATCAGAGATAATGAAGGAAAGATCATCGTGGCACTCTCCAGACCAAAACAGTGCAATTCAAATACTCAAGCTGAAGCATTGACGGCTAAACAAGGAATACAATGGTGTATCAGTAAGGGATACCATAGATTTCAGGTGGAAATAGACTCTCAAATCATTTCCAATATGATCACTAACAAGAGAACCACCAACATGAAGATAAAAAAAGACCGTCTTAGATACTATCAACTTGGTTGA
- the LOC132039769 gene encoding pentatricopeptide repeat-containing protein At3g06430, chloroplastic-like has translation MSTNLFSSLSSSSSLFPSPLIHSGNLRRRFNSLQTRAATRAAVTSSSSVVFPKKKQWKRGEYPGFTEQNGLKNNKRTPIKNIKKKLDRKNNAKAWVNTVTEELSDHIDKKQWLQALQVFEMLKEQPFYQSKESTYMKLLVLLGRCGQPGKAQQLFDTMIEEGLEPTTEFYTALVGAYCRSNIIDKAFTILLRMIELPDCQPNVYTYSILIKACVDASRFDLVDSLYEQMAERSIVPNTVTQNIVLSGYGKAEKYEEMEKVVSGMLESIDSRPDIWTMNTILSLFGNKGQIEMMEKWYEKFSNFGIEPETRTFNILISAYGKKRMYDKMSSVMEYMRKLSFPWTTSTYNNVIEAFSDVGDAKNMEYTFDQMRAEGVKADMKTFCCLIRGYANAGLFPKVINTVQLAGKLEIPENTSFFSSVIYACAKAEDLIEMERVFKRMKDKQCRPDDTTYSVMVEAYRKEGMTDKIYDLEQEKQMMSASEFSDSLSDEVKLELMPT, from the exons atgtcaaccaatttattttcttctttatcttcttcatcttcactgTTTCCTTCTCCTCTAATCCATTCCGGTAACCTTCGCCGGCGTTTCAACTCTCTGCAGACACGCGCCGCCACACGCGCCGCCGTGACATCTTCATCTTCAGTTGTATTTCCAAAGAAAAAGCAGTGGAAACGGGGTGAATATCCAGGTTTTACTGAACAGAATGGGTTAAAAAACAATAAGAGAACTCCCATTaagaatattaagaaaaaattagatAGAAAGAACAATGCTAAAGCTTGGGTTAATACTGTTACTGAAGAACTTTCTGATCATATTGATAAAAAACAATGGCTTCAAGCTCTTCAG GTATTTGAAATGCTAAAGGAACAGCCCTTTTATCAATCGAAAGAAAGTACATATATGAagcttcttgttcttcttgggAGATGCGGGCAACCAGGGAAAGCACAACAACTTTTTGATACAATGATTGAAGAGGGATTGGAACCCACTACAGAATTCTATACAGCCTTGGTTGGTGCTTACTGTAGAAGCAACATAATTGACAAAGCATTTACTATTCTTCTCCGGATGATTGAGCTCCCTGATTGTCAGCCAAATGTTTATACATACAGTATATTAATTAAGGCATGCGTGGATGCATCCCGGTTTGATCTGGTTGACTCTCTTTATGAACAAATGGCTGAACGTTCCATAGTTCCTAACACTGTCACTCAAAATATAGTCTTGAGTGGTTATGGGAAGGcagaaaaatatgaagaaatggaGAAAGTGGTTTCAG GAATGCTCGAGAGCATAGACAGCAGACCCGATATATGGACGATGAACACTATCCTGAGCTTATTTGGCAACAAGGGGCAGATTGAAATGATGGAGAAATGGTACGAAAAGTTTAGTAATTTTGGTATTGAGCCAGAGACGCGAACATTTAATATCCTTATTAGTGCTTATGGGAAGAAAAGGATGTACGATAAGATGTCATCAGTGATGGAGTACATGcgtaaactttcatttccatgGACGACATCAACTTACAACAATGTCATCGAAGCGTTTTCGGATGTAGGTGATGCGAAGAATATGGAGTATACATTTGATCAAATGCGTGCGGAAGGTGTGAAAGCCGACATGAAGACTTTTTGCTGTCTCATTAGAGGATATGCAAATGCAGGTCTTTTTCCTAAGGTGATCAACACTGTCCAATTAGCTGGGAAGTTGGAGATACCTGAAAACACTTCGTTTTTCAGTTCTGTTATTTATGCTTGTGCAAAGGCAGAGGACTTAATTGAGATGGAGAGAGTTTTCAAGCGAATGAAAGATAAGCAATGCCGACCAGATGACACGACTTATTCTGTTATGGTTGAGGCATATAGAAAGGAAGGTATGACAGACAAAATCTATGATTTGGAACAAGAAAAGCAGATGATGTCTGCCTCAGAGTTCAGTGACAGCCTTAGTGATGAAGTAAAGCTAGAGTTAATGCCTACTTGa
- the LOC132039574 gene encoding S-adenosylmethionine synthase 2 has protein sequence METFLFTSESVNEGHPDKLCDQVSDAVLDACLAQDPESKVACETCTKTNLVMVFGEITTKATIDYEKIVRDTCREIGFVSADVGLDADNCKVLVNIEQQSPDIAQGVHGHLTKRPEEIGAGDQGHMFGYATDETPELMPLSHVLATKLGARLTEVRKNGTCAWLRPDGKTQVTVEYHNDNGAMVPLRVHTVLISTQHDETVTNDEIARDLKEHVIKPVIPEKYLDEKTIFHLNPSGRFVIGGPHGDAGLTGRKIIIDTYGGWGAHGGGAFSGKDPTKVDRSGAYIVRQAAKSIVANGLARRCIVQVSYAIGVPDPLSVFVDTYGTGKIPDKEILNIVKENFDFRPGMISINLDLLRGGNGRFLKTAAYGHFGRDDPDFTWEVVKPLKWDKPQA, from the coding sequence ATGGAAACTTTCTTGTTCACATCTGAATCAGTCAACGAGGGACATCCCGACAAGCTCTGTGACCAAGTCTCTGATGCAGTGCTTGATGCCTGTCTGGCTCAGGACCCCGAGAGCAAAGTAGCTTGCGAGACTTGTACCAAGACCAACTTGGTTATGGTCTTTGGAGAGATCACCACCAAGGCCACCATAGATTATGAAAAGATTGTACGTGACACTTGCAGGGAAATTGGATTTGTGTCTGCTGATGTTGGTTTGGATGCTGACAATTGCAAGGTCCTTGTGAACATTGAGCAGCAGAGCCCTGATATTGCTCAGGGTGTTCATGGTCATTTGACTAAGCGACCTGAGGAGATTGGTGCTGGTGACCAAGGTCACATGTTTGGCTATGCCACTGATGAGACACCTGAGTTGATGCCCCTTAGCCATGTCCTTGCTACCAAACTTGGAGCTCGTCTTACTGAGGTTCGCAAGAATGGAACGTGTGCTTGGCTTAGACCTGATGGTAAAACCCAAGTGACTGTTGAATATCACAATGACAACGGTGCGATGGTTCCTCTACGTGTTCACACTGTCTTGATCTCCACTCAGCACGATGAGACCGTCACAAACGATGAAATTGCTCGTGATCTCAAAGAGCATGTCATCAAGCCCGTGATCCCCGAGAAGTATCTTGATGAGAAGACCATATTCCACCTCAACCCTTCAGGCCGTTTTGTCATCGGTGGACCTCACGGTGATGCTGGTCTCACTGGCCGTAAGATCATCATTGACACTTATGGAGGTTGGGGGGCCCACGGAGGTGGTGCTTTCTCAGGGAAGGATCCTACCAAGGTCGACAGAAGTGGAGCCTACATTGTGAGGCAAGCGGCCAAGAGCATCGTTGCTAATGGTCTTGCTAGGAGGTGCATTGTTCAGGTTTCGTATGCCATTGGTGTGCCTGATCCTTTGTCTGTCTTTGTTGACACTTACGGAACTGGGAAGATCCCCGATAAGGAAATTCTCAACATCGTGAAGGAGAACTTTGATTTCAGGCCCGGTATGATTTCCATTAACCTCGATCTACTGAGGGGTGGCAACGGACGATTCTTGAAGACTGCTGCCTATGGTCATTTTGGCAGAGATGATCCTGACTTCACATGGGAAGTAGTCAAGCCTCTCAAGTGGGACAAGCCACAAGCTTAA
- the LOC132039573 gene encoding putative disease resistance RPP13-like protein 1 isoform X4: MEAVANEHFEDMFKKKFIVQSRFDIGMGVTRRMKYKVDNIIVPTSSYLWVQEAELSSTDREVQHLLLLSKNFDEATFKTLKSFRRLRTLILFCQNGDSIKRVPYDLFLKLQHLRTLDLHATEISELPGYICYLSSLHYLDVSETQISYLPESIGSLCHLQTLKLERCLNFYSLPDCTSKLINLRHLDLDILGQLTRMPVGMGNLTSLQTLKGFILGKGKGYDARELKHLTDVCGSFCISRLENISSVEQAREVDMSNKKHINKLELQWQRRQDDLALLDEIFECLQPHSSLEELQISFYEGSRFPTWMSNSYFSNIVSITLFECKSSSYLPSLGGLPSLKYLFLFYMYGVRSIDHHFCRYEGSQIGAAFPKLEKLTINGMPELEKWTGVENGDFPCLLRLSVLCCPKLIAVPMLSFPNSLKVLEISDCDELQSFPEVKLSSKLESLYIANCPLVKNRFLKTQGYLLQSQNSLCSCSCSNYPISPYHSWHCCLLSS, from the exons ATGGAGGCTGTGGCGAATGAACATTTTGAGGACATGTTTAAGAAGAAATTCATTGTGCAATCTAGATTTGACATAGGCATGGGCGTCACAAGAAGGATGAAGTACAAGGTTGATAATATTATTGTGCCCACAAGTTCATACTTGTGGGTACAGGAAGCTGAATTGAGTAGTACTGATAGAGAGGTCCAACATTTGTTGTTACTCTCTAAAAACTTTGATGAAGCCACTTTTAAAACTCTGAAAAGTTTCAGACGATTGCGCACTCTTATATTGTTTTGTCAGAATGGTGATTCAATCAAGCGGGTACCTTATGATCTTTTCCTTAAGCTACAACACTTGAGAACTTTGGATTTGCATGCAACTGAAATATCTGAGTTGCCTGGCTATATTTGTTATTTGTCATCTTTGCATTATCTTGATGTCTCTGAGACACAAATCAGTTACCTTCCTGAATCTATCGGCAGTCTTTGCCATTTACAGACATTGAAGTTGGAGAGgtgtttaaatttttatagtttACCAGATTGTACCAGCAAGTTGATTAATTTGCGCCATTTGGATCTTGACATTCTTGGCCAATTAACTAGAATGCCTGTTGGAATGGGTAATCTGACCAGCCTTCAAACGCTAAAAGGCTTCATTCTTGGCAAGGGAAAAGGCTATGATGCGAGAGAGTTGAAGCATCTCACTGATGTTTGTGGTTCATTTTGCATTTCAAGACTTGAGAATATTTCAAGTGTTGAACAGGCTAGAGAAGTTGATATGAGTAACAAGAAACATATCAATAAGTTAGAATTGCAGTGGCAACGTCGTCAAGATGATTTGGCTTTACTTGACGAGATATTTGAATGTCTTCAGCCTCATTCTAGCCTCGAAGAATTGCAAATATCCTTCTACGAGGGCTCTAGATTTCCTACATGGATGAGTAATTCATATTTTTCCAACATTGTCAGCATTACTCTCTTTGAGTGTAAAAGTAGTAGCTACTTGCCATCGCTTGGAGGTCTACCATCACTTAagtatcttttccttttttacatGTATGGGGTAAGATCCATTGATCATCACTTTTGCAGATATGAAGGGAGTCAAATAGGAGCTGCATTTCCAAAGCTtgaaaaattaacaattaatggAATGCCAGAACTTGAAAAATGGACAGGCGTGGAGAATGGAGATTTTCCATGTCTCCTTCGGTTATCAGTATTATGCTGCCCTAAACTTATCGCAGTTCCTATGCTTTCATTTCCCAACAGTCTCAaagttttggaaatttctgATTGTGATGAGCTTCAGTCATTTCCTGAGGTAAAGCTTTCATCAAAGCTGGAATCTCTTTATATAGCAAATTGCCCACTAGTAAAGAACCGTTTCCTAAAAACTCAAG GTTACCTTCTACAAAGCCAAAATAGTCTCTGTAGCTGCTCTTGTAGTAACTATCCAATCTCTCCTTACCATTCTTGGCATTGTTGTCTTCTGTCTTCTTGA
- the LOC132039573 gene encoding putative disease resistance RPP13-like protein 1 isoform X3 — MTTYFKELKRTGKHCYKALDNTSEVALISQHPKLEELPYCLICFCSLFPPNNEFHRDTLIRLWVAQGFFDPKLGRKMEAVANEHFEDMFKKKFIVQSRFDIGMGVTRRMKYKVDNIIVPTSSYLWVQEAELSSTDREVQHLLLLSKNFDEATFKTLKSFRRLRTLILFCQNGDSIKRVPYDLFLKLQHLRTLDLHATEISELPGYICYLSSLHYLDVSETQISYLPESIGSLCHLQTLKLERCLNFYSLPDCTSKLINLRHLDLDILGQLTRMPVGMGNLTSLQTLKGFILGKGKGYDARELKHLTDVCGSFCISRLENISSVEQAREVDMSNKKHINKLELQWQRRQDDLALLDEIFECLQPHSSLEELQISFYEGSRFPTWMSNSYFSNIVSITLFECKSSSYLPSLGGLPSLKYLFLFYMYGVRSIDHHFCRYEGSQIGAAFPKLEKLTINGMPELEKWTGVENGDFPCLLRLSVLCCPKLIAVPMLSFPNSLKVLEISDCDELQSFPEVKLSSKLESLYIANCPLVKNRFLKTQGYLLQSQNSLCSCSCSNYPISPYHSWHCCLLSS; from the exons ATGACAACATATTTTAAGGAGTTGAAACGGACGGGTAAACATTGTTACAAGGCATTGGACAACACTTCTGAAGTGGCCCTCATATCCCAACATCCAAAATTGGAGGAGCTTCCTTATTGTTTAATATGTTTTTGCTCTCTCTTTCCTCCTAATAATGAATTTCACAGGGATACACTGATCCGGTTATGGGTTGCACAAGGTTTTTTTGATCCCAAGTTGGGGCGGAAAATGGAGGCTGTGGCGAATGAACATTTTGAGGACATGTTTAAGAAGAAATTCATTGTGCAATCTAGATTTGACATAGGCATGGGCGTCACAAGAAGGATGAAGTACAAGGTTGATAATATTATTGTGCCCACAAGTTCATACTTGTGGGTACAGGAAGCTGAATTGAGTAGTACTGATAGAGAGGTCCAACATTTGTTGTTACTCTCTAAAAACTTTGATGAAGCCACTTTTAAAACTCTGAAAAGTTTCAGACGATTGCGCACTCTTATATTGTTTTGTCAGAATGGTGATTCAATCAAGCGGGTACCTTATGATCTTTTCCTTAAGCTACAACACTTGAGAACTTTGGATTTGCATGCAACTGAAATATCTGAGTTGCCTGGCTATATTTGTTATTTGTCATCTTTGCATTATCTTGATGTCTCTGAGACACAAATCAGTTACCTTCCTGAATCTATCGGCAGTCTTTGCCATTTACAGACATTGAAGTTGGAGAGgtgtttaaatttttatagtttACCAGATTGTACCAGCAAGTTGATTAATTTGCGCCATTTGGATCTTGACATTCTTGGCCAATTAACTAGAATGCCTGTTGGAATGGGTAATCTGACCAGCCTTCAAACGCTAAAAGGCTTCATTCTTGGCAAGGGAAAAGGCTATGATGCGAGAGAGTTGAAGCATCTCACTGATGTTTGTGGTTCATTTTGCATTTCAAGACTTGAGAATATTTCAAGTGTTGAACAGGCTAGAGAAGTTGATATGAGTAACAAGAAACATATCAATAAGTTAGAATTGCAGTGGCAACGTCGTCAAGATGATTTGGCTTTACTTGACGAGATATTTGAATGTCTTCAGCCTCATTCTAGCCTCGAAGAATTGCAAATATCCTTCTACGAGGGCTCTAGATTTCCTACATGGATGAGTAATTCATATTTTTCCAACATTGTCAGCATTACTCTCTTTGAGTGTAAAAGTAGTAGCTACTTGCCATCGCTTGGAGGTCTACCATCACTTAagtatcttttccttttttacatGTATGGGGTAAGATCCATTGATCATCACTTTTGCAGATATGAAGGGAGTCAAATAGGAGCTGCATTTCCAAAGCTtgaaaaattaacaattaatggAATGCCAGAACTTGAAAAATGGACAGGCGTGGAGAATGGAGATTTTCCATGTCTCCTTCGGTTATCAGTATTATGCTGCCCTAAACTTATCGCAGTTCCTATGCTTTCATTTCCCAACAGTCTCAaagttttggaaatttctgATTGTGATGAGCTTCAGTCATTTCCTGAGGTAAAGCTTTCATCAAAGCTGGAATCTCTTTATATAGCAAATTGCCCACTAGTAAAGAACCGTTTCCTAAAAACTCAAG GTTACCTTCTACAAAGCCAAAATAGTCTCTGTAGCTGCTCTTGTAGTAACTATCCAATCTCTCCTTACCATTCTTGGCATTGTTGTCTTCTGTCTTCTTGA
- the LOC132039573 gene encoding putative disease resistance RPP13-like protein 1 isoform X1, which translates to MKINRIFRRVSILVIATRVMTTYFKELKRTGKHCYKALDNTSEVALISQHPKLEELPYCLICFCSLFPPNNEFHRDTLIRLWVAQGFFDPKLGRKMEAVANEHFEDMFKKKFIVQSRFDIGMGVTRRMKYKVDNIIVPTSSYLWVQEAELSSTDREVQHLLLLSKNFDEATFKTLKSFRRLRTLILFCQNGDSIKRVPYDLFLKLQHLRTLDLHATEISELPGYICYLSSLHYLDVSETQISYLPESIGSLCHLQTLKLERCLNFYSLPDCTSKLINLRHLDLDILGQLTRMPVGMGNLTSLQTLKGFILGKGKGYDARELKHLTDVCGSFCISRLENISSVEQAREVDMSNKKHINKLELQWQRRQDDLALLDEIFECLQPHSSLEELQISFYEGSRFPTWMSNSYFSNIVSITLFECKSSSYLPSLGGLPSLKYLFLFYMYGVRSIDHHFCRYEGSQIGAAFPKLEKLTINGMPELEKWTGVENGDFPCLLRLSVLCCPKLIAVPMLSFPNSLKVLEISDCDELQSFPEVKLSSKLESLYIANCPLVKNRFLKTQGYLLQSQNSLCSCSCSNYPISPYHSWHCCLLSS; encoded by the exons ATGAAG ATTAATAGAATATTTCGAAGAGTATCCATACTTGTTATAGCAACTAGAGTAATGACAACATATTTTAAGGAGTTGAAACGGACGGGTAAACATTGTTACAAGGCATTGGACAACACTTCTGAAGTGGCCCTCATATCCCAACATCCAAAATTGGAGGAGCTTCCTTATTGTTTAATATGTTTTTGCTCTCTCTTTCCTCCTAATAATGAATTTCACAGGGATACACTGATCCGGTTATGGGTTGCACAAGGTTTTTTTGATCCCAAGTTGGGGCGGAAAATGGAGGCTGTGGCGAATGAACATTTTGAGGACATGTTTAAGAAGAAATTCATTGTGCAATCTAGATTTGACATAGGCATGGGCGTCACAAGAAGGATGAAGTACAAGGTTGATAATATTATTGTGCCCACAAGTTCATACTTGTGGGTACAGGAAGCTGAATTGAGTAGTACTGATAGAGAGGTCCAACATTTGTTGTTACTCTCTAAAAACTTTGATGAAGCCACTTTTAAAACTCTGAAAAGTTTCAGACGATTGCGCACTCTTATATTGTTTTGTCAGAATGGTGATTCAATCAAGCGGGTACCTTATGATCTTTTCCTTAAGCTACAACACTTGAGAACTTTGGATTTGCATGCAACTGAAATATCTGAGTTGCCTGGCTATATTTGTTATTTGTCATCTTTGCATTATCTTGATGTCTCTGAGACACAAATCAGTTACCTTCCTGAATCTATCGGCAGTCTTTGCCATTTACAGACATTGAAGTTGGAGAGgtgtttaaatttttatagtttACCAGATTGTACCAGCAAGTTGATTAATTTGCGCCATTTGGATCTTGACATTCTTGGCCAATTAACTAGAATGCCTGTTGGAATGGGTAATCTGACCAGCCTTCAAACGCTAAAAGGCTTCATTCTTGGCAAGGGAAAAGGCTATGATGCGAGAGAGTTGAAGCATCTCACTGATGTTTGTGGTTCATTTTGCATTTCAAGACTTGAGAATATTTCAAGTGTTGAACAGGCTAGAGAAGTTGATATGAGTAACAAGAAACATATCAATAAGTTAGAATTGCAGTGGCAACGTCGTCAAGATGATTTGGCTTTACTTGACGAGATATTTGAATGTCTTCAGCCTCATTCTAGCCTCGAAGAATTGCAAATATCCTTCTACGAGGGCTCTAGATTTCCTACATGGATGAGTAATTCATATTTTTCCAACATTGTCAGCATTACTCTCTTTGAGTGTAAAAGTAGTAGCTACTTGCCATCGCTTGGAGGTCTACCATCACTTAagtatcttttccttttttacatGTATGGGGTAAGATCCATTGATCATCACTTTTGCAGATATGAAGGGAGTCAAATAGGAGCTGCATTTCCAAAGCTtgaaaaattaacaattaatggAATGCCAGAACTTGAAAAATGGACAGGCGTGGAGAATGGAGATTTTCCATGTCTCCTTCGGTTATCAGTATTATGCTGCCCTAAACTTATCGCAGTTCCTATGCTTTCATTTCCCAACAGTCTCAaagttttggaaatttctgATTGTGATGAGCTTCAGTCATTTCCTGAGGTAAAGCTTTCATCAAAGCTGGAATCTCTTTATATAGCAAATTGCCCACTAGTAAAGAACCGTTTCCTAAAAACTCAAG GTTACCTTCTACAAAGCCAAAATAGTCTCTGTAGCTGCTCTTGTAGTAACTATCCAATCTCTCCTTACCATTCTTGGCATTGTTGTCTTCTGTCTTCTTGA
- the LOC132039573 gene encoding putative disease resistance RPP13-like protein 1 isoform X2 codes for MKINRIFRRVSILVIATRVMTTYFKELKRTGKHCYKALDNTSEVALISQHPKLEELPYCLICFCSLFPPNNEFHRDTLIRLWVAQGFFDPKLGRKMEAVANEHFEDMFKKKFIVQSRFDIGMGVTRRMKYKVDNIIVPTSSYLWVQEAELSSTDREVQHLLLLSKNFDEATFKTLKSFRRLRTLILFCQNGDSIKRVPYDLFLKLQHLRTLDLHATEISELPGYICYLSSLHYLDVSETQISYLPESIGSLCHLQTLKLERCLNFYSLPDCTSKLINLRHLDLDILGQLTRMPVGMGNLTSLQTLKGFILGKGKGYDARELKHLTDVCGSFCISRLENISSVEQAREVDMSNKKHINKLELQWQRRQDDLALLDEIFECLQPHSSLEELQISFYEGSRFPTWMSNSYFSNIVSITLFECKSSSYLPSLGGLPSLKYLFLFYMYGVRSIDHHFCRYEGSQIGAAFPKLEKLTINGMPELEKWTGVENGDFPCLLRLSVLCCPKLIAVPMLSFPNSLKVLEISDCDELQSFPEVKLSSKLESLYIANCPLVKNRFLKTQGEDWSKIEHIHSIVIDNVEMSSKPNMGQDH; via the exons ATGAAG ATTAATAGAATATTTCGAAGAGTATCCATACTTGTTATAGCAACTAGAGTAATGACAACATATTTTAAGGAGTTGAAACGGACGGGTAAACATTGTTACAAGGCATTGGACAACACTTCTGAAGTGGCCCTCATATCCCAACATCCAAAATTGGAGGAGCTTCCTTATTGTTTAATATGTTTTTGCTCTCTCTTTCCTCCTAATAATGAATTTCACAGGGATACACTGATCCGGTTATGGGTTGCACAAGGTTTTTTTGATCCCAAGTTGGGGCGGAAAATGGAGGCTGTGGCGAATGAACATTTTGAGGACATGTTTAAGAAGAAATTCATTGTGCAATCTAGATTTGACATAGGCATGGGCGTCACAAGAAGGATGAAGTACAAGGTTGATAATATTATTGTGCCCACAAGTTCATACTTGTGGGTACAGGAAGCTGAATTGAGTAGTACTGATAGAGAGGTCCAACATTTGTTGTTACTCTCTAAAAACTTTGATGAAGCCACTTTTAAAACTCTGAAAAGTTTCAGACGATTGCGCACTCTTATATTGTTTTGTCAGAATGGTGATTCAATCAAGCGGGTACCTTATGATCTTTTCCTTAAGCTACAACACTTGAGAACTTTGGATTTGCATGCAACTGAAATATCTGAGTTGCCTGGCTATATTTGTTATTTGTCATCTTTGCATTATCTTGATGTCTCTGAGACACAAATCAGTTACCTTCCTGAATCTATCGGCAGTCTTTGCCATTTACAGACATTGAAGTTGGAGAGgtgtttaaatttttatagtttACCAGATTGTACCAGCAAGTTGATTAATTTGCGCCATTTGGATCTTGACATTCTTGGCCAATTAACTAGAATGCCTGTTGGAATGGGTAATCTGACCAGCCTTCAAACGCTAAAAGGCTTCATTCTTGGCAAGGGAAAAGGCTATGATGCGAGAGAGTTGAAGCATCTCACTGATGTTTGTGGTTCATTTTGCATTTCAAGACTTGAGAATATTTCAAGTGTTGAACAGGCTAGAGAAGTTGATATGAGTAACAAGAAACATATCAATAAGTTAGAATTGCAGTGGCAACGTCGTCAAGATGATTTGGCTTTACTTGACGAGATATTTGAATGTCTTCAGCCTCATTCTAGCCTCGAAGAATTGCAAATATCCTTCTACGAGGGCTCTAGATTTCCTACATGGATGAGTAATTCATATTTTTCCAACATTGTCAGCATTACTCTCTTTGAGTGTAAAAGTAGTAGCTACTTGCCATCGCTTGGAGGTCTACCATCACTTAagtatcttttccttttttacatGTATGGGGTAAGATCCATTGATCATCACTTTTGCAGATATGAAGGGAGTCAAATAGGAGCTGCATTTCCAAAGCTtgaaaaattaacaattaatggAATGCCAGAACTTGAAAAATGGACAGGCGTGGAGAATGGAGATTTTCCATGTCTCCTTCGGTTATCAGTATTATGCTGCCCTAAACTTATCGCAGTTCCTATGCTTTCATTTCCCAACAGTCTCAaagttttggaaatttctgATTGTGATGAGCTTCAGTCATTTCCTGAGGTAAAGCTTTCATCAAAGCTGGAATCTCTTTATATAGCAAATTGCCCACTAGTAAAGAACCGTTTCCTAAAAACTCAAGGTGAGGATTGGTCTAAGATTGAACACATACATTCAATCGTCATCGATAATGTGGAGATGTCTTCAAAGCCAAATATGGGTCAAGATCACTAA